TAAACATAATTATGCAAATAATCAAACAATGTTACTAAGTACGCAACATGGTGAAGGCATTGTAgataatatacataaacaaaattattcagaaataaaaaatgaaaaaaatcTTGATCATAATATAAGTTTGCAAGGAAAcaattatacaaaaaataatatgacGCATGAACAAGATTATATGTATAAGGAAGATATTTCTAAgaattataatacattaCAAAACATTACAAATTCTTTTCCCAGTATGATAAACAAAAAGGAAACGGATAAGGgaaatatgaataataataagaatgaagataaaaatgaacaaaataatgagaaagaaaataataatgagaATGAACATGGTAATGTGAATGAGCATAATAATGTGAATGGacataataatacaaatgtacataataatacaaatgtacataataatgataacaTGTGGGGATATTTTAATGAAGGAGCactttataatttttcgTCGATATATAATGCAAAACAAAGAAGACCCTATATAAATTATGGAAACCATATGAAACAtcatcaaaataaaatgaataacAATACGAACAACAGTTACTACAATAACAACAACTATAATAGTAACtataatagtaataataataataataataatataggATATGTTGAAAAGaacaatattaataaggataatagaaataataaaggtCATTTCGATAGGGGGAACAAACacaatattaattttaataacaaaaggattaataattataataatgagaACAAGACTgaatataatcataattatgaacataagaataaaaaaagtgtacataaatataattatagtcacaataattacaataataataattacaataataataattacaaGAAAAATAACTACGATAAGCATAGActtaattataataataataataataataataataataacaaccgtaagaataataatttgaattattctcatgaacaaaatgaagAGAGCTATTATACACTGCCACATTATTACGacaataatatttgtaacCATCCAAGGAATAACAtaatatcatcatattCATCAACAAAAGGACTcaataaacaaaataataattatgataagaaaaaaaaaatggataaAGCCAAGGTAAAGGTAAACCATAATATAAGCAATAATCgtgtaataaataaagaaaaatcttcaaacacatttttttgtaaatacTGTAATGTAAATATAGAAGAGGGGAAATTATTAGATCATAACaaaaatgaacatattatatgtcCTATAGATGAATGTAATAAGATATACAATATTGACGATATGGAGGTTCATCTATTAAATCATATGaaaaatgagaaaaatgaaattattttaaatgatgctaaagaaatagaaaaatGGATTAGTGAACGGAAAAAAAACTATCCTAcaagaaataaaattttaaataatatgaataaaaatgaatcgaaaaaaaaaaacaaaccAAAATGTTTAATtgaagaattattatttgaacGATATTGTTCAGCTATAGGaaagaatttatattataaaaatgaatcTGAGAAATCAATTTTCGTTCCTTTATTAAGCAAATTGTCTGATAAGAACTATCCAAATATCTATGAAAATTCGTATTATAACATTTCTTCCTCAAATAATCATTCGGATgtacaaaataaaagaaataaaaatccCAAAGCAAAAGAAATAATTGATAcattaaatattcataaaagaacaccattaatatatcaattaatgaaaaatgatatttatacatatgagaagaaattaattaaatctattgaatatataacaaaaaataaattcttTGATGATTCattcaataaaaaaaaaaaacatattgaagaattataaaaataaggtAACCAATGGGATTTGATAGAATTTTTATACTTTATTGATTgaattttttcatatatatatatatatatatatattgaattttttcatttatatagattgaatattttcttttttatagaatgaatttttttctttcccCAGTTATgttactttttttttttttattacatgGTTATTggatttttattttatctcatagctattttttttttttttttttttttttttttttttttttttttttttatttttttttttttttttttttttttttttttaaaaatatttttaaaaatttttttttaattaaaaaaaacaaaaaaaaaaaatattaaaaatNNNNNNNNNNNNNNNNNNNNNNNNNNNNNNNNNNNNNNNNNNNNNNNNNNNNNNNNNNNNNNNNNNNNNNNNNNNNNNNNNNNNNNNNNNNNNNNNNNNNNNNNNNNNNNNNNNNNNNNNNNNNNNNNNNNNNNNNNNNNNNNNNNNNNNNNNNNNNNNNNNNNNNNNNNNNNNNNNNNNNNNNNNNNNNNNNNNNNNNNNNNNNNNNNNNNNNNNNtttttttttttttttttttttttttttttttttttttttttttttagattattatatttttttttttttttttatattaaaaagcATTATATAGAATTCTATGTGAATAAATAAGCACacataaacatatatataaatatatatatatatatatatatattttttttcatattgtgaaattatattatatgtataatgtTTATGtaacttttttatatacataaaaaaaaaaaaatgaataac
This is a stretch of genomic DNA from Plasmodium reichenowi strain SY57 chromosome 14, whole genome shotgun sequence. It encodes these proteins:
- a CDS encoding hypothetical protein (conserved Plasmodium protein, unknown function) translates to MNNYQKKSNSLDKKNSRNEFCQGHQTVEKMQINHYTIENNISTNEKMNIAYNDMYEEENVINQKDYTTTCNNLIYNESDELNGCNKIVAHNNNELKCLNRNKNNEALIISQSSTKYLENYFSSYNNNNNNNIHNNIHNNIHNIHNHNNHNNIHNIHNHNNHNNPFCCKHNHMGCMNNHIKCINNQMGCFNHHIGCPNNHGDCNNKHICYYNIHDCNNNILKSEDIQEKENLCQTFKHNYANNQTMLLSTQHGEGIVDNIHKQNYSEIKNEKNLDHNISLQGNNYTKNNMTHEQDYMYKEDISKNYNTLQNITNSFPSMINKKETDKGNMNNNKNEDKNEQNNEKENNNENEHGNVNEHNNVNGHNNTNVHNNTNVHNNDNMWGYFNEGALYNFSSIYNAKQRRPYINYGNHMKHHQNKMNNNTNNSYYNNNNYNSNYNSNNNNNNNIGYVEKNNINKDNRNNKGHFDRGNKHNINFNNKRINNYNNENKTEYNHNYEHKNKKSVHKYNYSHNNYNNNNYNNNNYKKNNYDKHRLNYNNNNNNNNNNNRKNNNLNYSHEQNEESYYTLPHYYDNNICNHPRNNIISSYSSTKGLNKQNNNYDKKKKMDKAKVKVNHNISNNRVINKEKSSNTFFCKYCNVNIEEGKLLDHNKNEHIICPIDECNKIYNIDDMEVHLLNHMKNEKNEIILNDAKEIEKWISERKKNYPTRNKILNNMNKNESKKKNKPKCLIEELLFERYCSAIGKNLYYKNESEKSIFVPLLSKLSDKNYPNIYENSYYNISSSNNHSDVQNKRNKNPKAKEIIDTLNIHKRTPLIYQLMKNDIYTYEKKLIKSIEYITKNKFFDDSFNKKKKHIEEL